The Leptospira brenneri genome includes a window with the following:
- a CDS encoding DUF423 domain-containing protein — translation MNLVKKQSSAVLILLISLFGFLAVAIGAFGAHGLKKIIAPELMVIFETGNRYHFYHTLAALIAFILLQLSLQSDAPAKSKKFLNVATWMFLVGILIFSFSLYALTITGVKVLGAITPIGGVSFLIAWISLGIGSFYLFVPKK, via the coding sequence ATGAATCTTGTCAAGAAGCAATCCTCCGCGGTTTTAATCCTACTGATTTCTCTTTTCGGCTTTTTAGCTGTTGCCATCGGTGCCTTTGGTGCACATGGACTTAAAAAAATTATCGCTCCTGAGCTTATGGTAATTTTTGAAACAGGAAATCGTTATCATTTTTACCATACGCTAGCTGCACTGATAGCCTTTATACTACTCCAGTTATCATTACAATCAGATGCACCCGCAAAAAGTAAAAAGTTCTTAAACGTCGCAACTTGGATGTTTCTTGTTGGGATCTTGATTTTTTCCTTTAGTTTGTATGCACTTACAATTACTGGTGTCAAAGTTTTAGGAGCCATCACTCCTATTGGTGGAGTGAGTTTTTTAATTGCTTGGATTTCTTTGGGAATTGGATCTTTTTATCTCTTTGTGCCAAAGAAATAG
- a CDS encoding carboxypeptidase M32: MALPQALENYRKQYRKIKLFQDISSVLHWDSEVMMPEEGREYRSAQIAAVAELTHDWMTDKSFLNQIQLAKDSISQIPESERSLWNRELEVLMEEKEKADKLPSDFVSEFARVTNLSHAEWAAAKKEKNFQTFAKRLEELVELSKKQADYFGYTTEPYDALLDSYEKGAKANQIQILFSDLKESLVPIVTTAPKFKNPFPCPVSIDKQTKFCNRLPSLLGLTTKESRLDTSNHPFSTSLGKGDKRITTRYSETDPLSSIFGVLHETGHSLYESGLSAMPDWPTPITEFLSLGIHESQSRLWENQVGRSLPFWEFVYPILLSDFGFTDKELPFKELYQYINSTEKTKVRVEADQVTYNLHIILRFEIERDLINGKIQVKDLPEVWNTKMKESFGLKIENDAEGVLQDIHWSMGAFGYFPTYTLGNIFSSQFFKKFTEEFPDSHNKFSTKGDFSDLLNWLRKNIHSKGKIYDVDTLMQQVTGESANSKYLISYLNGKIEEVTK, encoded by the coding sequence ATGGCTCTGCCCCAAGCACTCGAAAATTACCGAAAACAATATCGTAAAATCAAACTGTTTCAAGACATCTCATCAGTTCTCCATTGGGATTCAGAAGTGATGATGCCAGAAGAAGGCCGTGAATACCGATCGGCACAGATTGCTGCTGTGGCAGAACTCACCCATGATTGGATGACCGATAAATCTTTTCTAAACCAAATCCAATTAGCAAAAGACTCAATCAGCCAAATTCCTGAATCAGAGCGGTCACTATGGAACCGCGAGTTAGAAGTCCTAATGGAAGAGAAGGAGAAGGCGGATAAATTGCCTTCGGATTTTGTCTCTGAATTTGCGAGGGTAACCAATCTTTCTCATGCTGAATGGGCCGCCGCAAAGAAGGAAAAAAACTTTCAAACATTTGCCAAACGATTGGAAGAACTTGTAGAACTATCAAAAAAACAAGCAGATTACTTTGGTTATACGACAGAACCTTATGATGCACTCCTCGATAGTTATGAAAAAGGTGCCAAAGCAAACCAAATTCAAATTTTGTTTTCTGATTTGAAAGAGTCACTAGTTCCTATCGTGACTACAGCTCCAAAATTTAAAAATCCATTTCCATGCCCAGTTTCGATAGACAAACAAACTAAATTTTGTAATCGTTTGCCTTCTCTTCTGGGACTCACTACCAAAGAATCTCGATTAGATACAAGCAACCATCCATTTTCTACCAGTTTAGGCAAAGGTGATAAACGAATTACTACAAGGTATTCTGAAACAGATCCATTATCATCTATTTTTGGTGTGTTACATGAAACGGGTCATTCTCTTTATGAATCTGGACTTTCTGCAATGCCAGATTGGCCGACTCCGATTACAGAATTTTTAAGTTTAGGAATTCATGAATCACAAAGTCGATTGTGGGAAAACCAAGTAGGTCGTTCTTTACCATTTTGGGAATTTGTTTACCCTATCCTTCTTTCCGATTTTGGATTCACAGACAAAGAACTTCCATTTAAAGAGTTGTATCAATACATCAACAGTACAGAAAAAACAAAAGTTAGAGTCGAAGCCGACCAAGTGACTTATAATCTTCATATCATTCTTCGTTTTGAAATTGAAAGAGATCTAATCAACGGAAAAATCCAAGTAAAAGATTTGCCTGAAGTTTGGAACACAAAGATGAAAGAAAGTTTTGGACTCAAAATCGAAAATGATGCAGAAGGTGTTTTACAAGACATTCATTGGTCCATGGGGGCGTTTGGTTATTTTCCAACCTATACACTCGGAAATATTTTCAGTTCGCAGTTTTTCAAAAAATTTACAGAAGAATTCCCTGATTCGCATAACAAATTTTCAACGAAAGGTGATTTTTCTGATCTATTAAATTGGCTCAGAAAAAATATTCATTCTAAAGGAAAAATATATGATGTAGATACTTTAATGCAACAAGTTACAGGTGAATCTGCGAATTCAAAATATTTAATATCTTATTTGAATGGGAAAATCGAAGAAGTAACAAAATAA
- a CDS encoding beta-class carbonic anhydrase translates to MSNTLIQQETSKVHSEVIGANEKYASEFGKKGELALPPARSFTILTCMDARLDPAKYAGLAEGDAHVIRNAGGRASDDAIRSLVISYKLLGTKEFFVIHHSDCGMQLFTDPIIRNLLSKSLKTATIDSNGWRNLEESGGSDEAKFIPFLTFENLEQSVIDDVKRIRNHPLIPKDIPVYGYYYDVKTGKLVEVKEATKIGRAS, encoded by the coding sequence ATGTCAAACACACTCATACAACAAGAAACAAGCAAAGTTCATAGTGAAGTCATTGGTGCGAACGAAAAATACGCATCGGAATTTGGGAAGAAAGGGGAACTCGCCCTCCCTCCCGCGAGAAGTTTTACCATCCTCACCTGTATGGATGCAAGACTTGATCCTGCAAAATATGCAGGACTTGCGGAAGGAGATGCCCATGTGATTCGCAATGCCGGTGGACGTGCAAGCGATGATGCAATTCGGTCTCTTGTGATTTCTTACAAACTATTAGGGACAAAAGAATTTTTTGTCATCCATCACTCCGATTGTGGGATGCAATTGTTCACTGATCCGATCATTCGTAACCTTCTCTCTAAAAGTTTGAAAACGGCAACCATTGATTCTAATGGATGGCGTAACTTAGAAGAATCTGGCGGTTCAGACGAAGCGAAGTTTATTCCGTTTTTAACCTTTGAAAATCTAGAACAAAGTGTGATCGACGATGTTAAACGCATCCGAAACCATCCTCTAATCCCTAAAGACATTCCTGTCTATGGATACTATTATGATGTCAAAACAGGAAAACTAGTAGAAGTGAAAGAAGCCACAAAGATTGGAAGGGCTTCCTGA
- a CDS encoding CPBP family intramembrane glutamic endopeptidase, which produces MQNRFFEIFRLTAYSLGLVYVCSFFYSVIFLAFVNNSVLSDRIPEDQLLPLYEEYWEGKMDFTTMLAEYEKIVTPIKEQFQKEITENPSLLLSQFYDKVFSEKPHYLLGHSIPWFLCYVGLGYLLYKKVLQIPVTNLQDELSIPILLRGIANGFLCFIVVVIFGLILERLSVPVESGVFAKKLYEAIHGNGYLLAWGIYVVGIITGILEEIFFRGFLLKAFIDKNLAQEGLFIVSLLFGWLHYGEGTSIAIPFIICGVGMFFGYIYIKTGNIWIAMACHATYNSLGLINAYLQLPGVQS; this is translated from the coding sequence ATGCAGAATCGTTTTTTTGAGATCTTTCGGCTGACTGCCTATTCTTTAGGTCTCGTTTATGTATGTTCCTTCTTTTATTCCGTTATTTTTTTAGCCTTCGTCAATAATTCGGTACTCAGCGATCGAATTCCCGAAGACCAACTACTCCCTCTCTATGAAGAGTATTGGGAAGGTAAGATGGACTTTACTACCATGCTTGCCGAATATGAAAAAATTGTGACCCCCATTAAAGAACAATTCCAGAAAGAAATTACGGAAAACCCAAGTTTGCTTTTGTCACAATTTTACGATAAAGTATTTTCAGAAAAACCTCATTACTTGTTAGGACATTCGATTCCATGGTTTTTATGTTATGTGGGTCTTGGTTACCTGCTTTATAAAAAAGTATTACAAATTCCTGTCACAAATCTGCAAGATGAGTTATCGATACCTATTTTACTCAGAGGAATTGCTAACGGTTTCTTATGTTTTATCGTCGTGGTTATCTTTGGTTTGATATTGGAACGATTATCAGTTCCTGTGGAATCAGGAGTGTTCGCCAAAAAACTCTATGAAGCCATTCATGGAAATGGATACTTACTGGCTTGGGGAATTTATGTTGTAGGTATCATTACAGGAATTTTAGAAGAAATCTTTTTTAGAGGTTTTTTACTCAAAGCTTTTATCGATAAAAATCTAGCCCAAGAAGGATTGTTTATCGTTTCTTTACTTTTTGGTTGGCTGCATTATGGTGAGGGAACTTCTATTGCCATTCCATTTATTATTTGTGGCGTGGGAATGTTCTTCGGATATATCTATATCAAAACAGGAAATATCTGGATCGCTATGGCCTGTCATGCCACATACAATTCGTTAGGTTTAATTAATGCTTACCTTCAACTCCCTGGAGTCCAGTCATGA
- a CDS encoding EAL domain-containing protein, whose amino-acid sequence MEQTLELGMDVFQLPRYWEEYQSLETIYWNGSFASEYQPIVSILEKKTVAYEALARFYTGSGKIAPDRAFQILHNDPGFFFDFEKKLKNFQIQNRPEGYPLFLNMDAHVYSKEIHSDHWESVFKREKNIVCELIENTDYASVEDSKFCMNHLKEMNIPFALDDIGGKNNLFCFEFLEGASYLKFDRRWLSLLRTDKNYAEILKGFLSFAKLQKIQCILEGIETQADLEIATKTGFDLGQGFLFKYGTLQVVA is encoded by the coding sequence ATGGAACAAACTCTAGAATTAGGAATGGATGTTTTCCAGTTACCAAGGTATTGGGAAGAGTATCAATCTTTGGAAACCATATATTGGAATGGTAGTTTTGCTTCAGAATACCAACCGATTGTCTCTATTTTGGAAAAGAAAACTGTGGCTTATGAAGCACTGGCCAGGTTTTATACAGGTAGTGGGAAAATTGCTCCTGACCGAGCCTTTCAAATTTTACACAATGATCCTGGATTCTTTTTTGATTTTGAGAAAAAATTGAAAAACTTTCAAATTCAAAATCGGCCAGAAGGATATCCGCTTTTTTTGAATATGGATGCCCATGTTTATAGTAAGGAAATTCATTCAGATCACTGGGAATCGGTTTTTAAGAGAGAAAAAAACATAGTGTGCGAATTAATTGAAAACACAGACTATGCCTCAGTTGAGGACTCAAAGTTTTGTATGAACCACCTTAAAGAAATGAATATTCCATTTGCTTTGGATGATATTGGTGGAAAAAACAATTTATTTTGTTTTGAATTTTTAGAAGGTGCGAGTTATTTAAAATTTGATCGGCGTTGGTTGTCTTTACTTCGTACAGATAAAAACTATGCCGAGATTTTAAAGGGTTTTTTAAGTTTTGCAAAATTGCAAAAAATCCAATGTATATTGGAAGGAATTGAAACTCAGGCAGATTTGGAAATCGCTACAAAAACTGGTTTTGATTTGGGCCAAGGTTTTTTATTCAAATACGGAACGTTACAAGTAGTCGCTTAA
- a CDS encoding LysM peptidoglycan-binding domain-containing M23 family metallopeptidase translates to MSKTVDFLKWVLFLCFTCGFPTLISSPLTLANLEYTNPSLKNLRTEIKENLRISKSGTKREELIPLKYYEYKVRKEDNFFKIMARTGMDLETLSSVNELSSPHDLSPGMVLEIPNMRGTFHPEELSGDEKTKLKLAEKYNLDSNKLQYDSEREKWFLPGISMGKSEKSFFYGFGFQFPLTEARISSGYGKRLDPFTKKETFHGGIDLAAEQGSDVFASMEGEVIFKGKQGGYGNLIIIKHSLGYETRYGHLFDFNTNVGQKVKKGQKIGEVGQTGRATGPHLHFEIRRNSKRERPIFRSH, encoded by the coding sequence ATGTCTAAAACCGTCGATTTTCTAAAATGGGTCCTGTTTCTCTGCTTTACCTGTGGATTTCCTACACTGATTTCGAGTCCGCTCACGTTGGCAAATTTGGAATATACCAACCCTTCGCTGAAAAATCTTCGGACGGAAATCAAAGAGAACTTACGGATTTCCAAATCTGGAACGAAACGAGAGGAGCTCATCCCCCTCAAGTATTATGAATATAAGGTGAGAAAAGAAGATAACTTCTTTAAAATCATGGCCCGAACCGGTATGGATCTAGAAACTCTATCCTCTGTAAACGAACTAAGTTCTCCTCATGATTTGTCCCCAGGTATGGTTTTGGAAATTCCCAATATGCGCGGAACCTTTCATCCCGAAGAATTATCCGGTGATGAAAAAACCAAATTAAAGTTAGCTGAAAAATATAATCTCGATTCTAATAAATTACAATATGATTCCGAACGCGAGAAATGGTTTTTACCTGGAATTTCTATGGGTAAATCTGAGAAGTCATTCTTTTATGGGTTCGGATTTCAATTTCCATTAACAGAGGCTCGTATTTCTTCCGGTTATGGAAAACGTTTAGATCCATTTACAAAAAAAGAAACATTTCATGGTGGGATTGATTTGGCCGCCGAACAAGGATCAGATGTATTTGCTTCCATGGAAGGTGAAGTAATTTTTAAAGGCAAACAAGGTGGTTACGGGAATTTAATTATCATCAAACATAGTTTAGGATATGAAACTCGTTATGGACATCTTTTTGATTTTAATACAAACGTAGGTCAGAAAGTAAAAAAGGGCCAAAAAATTGGGGAAGTTGGACAAACAGGTAGAGCGACCGGTCCACATTTGCACTTTGAAATTAGAAGAAATTCAAAACGCGAAAGACCTATTTTTCGATCTCACTAA
- a CDS encoding phosphotransferase family protein, whose translation MEIKELQEKVELHLSTIWKDNVKVSQIHHLSGGACQDNYSLDLVSKSGKQSLVLRTDKGASLLSSLSKRDEFKVAELVYKAGVKTPAPVFLEETSDVIGSPFFLMEKIGGKATGRYITKDKELDSYRKTNMVSDLAENLAKLHTVKPSSVLDEELKQKLKLVTIENYASIAISDLRQSLDELAEAHPAIELCLHWLESNAPSIDDIVLVHGDFRTGNFMMNAEGLQGILDYEFAHFGDRHEDIAWLCMRDWRFGRLGKEVGGFGDRKDFYEAYQRTSGIPVDPFKVTFWEIMGNVRWAIGSAQQTERHLSGKDKGIELAAIGRRTAEMEWEAMRLIESL comes from the coding sequence ATGGAAATTAAGGAACTACAGGAAAAAGTTGAACTTCATTTATCAACGATTTGGAAAGACAACGTAAAGGTCTCCCAAATCCACCACTTAAGTGGAGGGGCTTGCCAGGATAATTATTCATTAGACCTAGTTTCCAAATCCGGTAAACAATCATTAGTGTTACGTACGGATAAGGGAGCTAGTTTATTATCTTCTTTGTCCAAACGAGACGAATTCAAAGTGGCTGAACTTGTTTACAAAGCAGGTGTGAAAACTCCTGCTCCTGTGTTTTTAGAAGAAACATCAGATGTGATAGGTTCCCCGTTCTTTCTTATGGAAAAAATTGGTGGTAAGGCAACAGGCCGATACATCACGAAAGATAAAGAATTAGATTCTTACCGTAAAACAAATATGGTTTCAGATCTAGCGGAAAACCTAGCCAAACTCCATACGGTAAAACCAAGTTCGGTTTTGGATGAAGAGCTAAAACAAAAACTAAAATTAGTTACTATCGAAAATTACGCATCGATTGCAATCTCTGATCTAAGACAATCGTTAGACGAACTTGCGGAAGCCCATCCGGCCATTGAATTATGTTTACATTGGTTGGAATCCAATGCTCCTTCGATTGATGATATCGTTCTAGTTCATGGAGATTTTCGCACGGGAAACTTTATGATGAATGCGGAAGGACTCCAAGGAATTTTAGATTATGAATTCGCACACTTTGGTGATCGTCATGAAGACATCGCTTGGCTCTGTATGCGGGATTGGAGATTTGGTCGGCTTGGCAAAGAGGTGGGTGGTTTTGGAGATCGTAAAGATTTTTACGAAGCCTACCAAAGGACATCTGGTATCCCAGTGGATCCTTTCAAAGTGACTTTCTGGGAGATTATGGGGAATGTTCGTTGGGCCATTGGAAGCGCACAACAAACGGAAAGACATCTTTCTGGAAAAGACAAGGGAATCGAACTCGCAGCCATTGGCCGGCGGACAGCAGAAATGGAATGGGAAGCCATGCGACTCATTGAATCTCTGTAA
- a CDS encoding acyl-CoA dehydrogenase family protein, which yields MDFEISQEVETLRKNIQDFITNEIIPLEKHYDYEKGRMPEDINQQARAKVKAAGFWTPHLPKSEGGLGLDLIGTCIIFSELGRSPIAPYIFNCDAPDEGNMHLLSLAATEKQKELILHPLIKGDLRTGFAMTEPAPGAGSDPTTLQTNAEKQGDKYILNGRKWYCTGANGAKYLIVMAKVNGSFRKTTMFLVPTDAKGYTMVREIELMGSHGPGGHCELNFENVEVAEDMILGRIGEGFRLSQERLGPARLTHCMRWTGMARRALSIARSYAKERQVFNSRIADHQGIQWMFAERATEIEMAFLLTLKAAWLLKTGKDARQETSMAKWKVSESLCNTIDMAIQICGGKGYSRDLPLELFYRDARAARIADGPSEVHKMVIGRNYVSEKWDF from the coding sequence ATGGACTTTGAAATTTCACAAGAAGTAGAAACACTTCGCAAAAACATCCAAGACTTCATCACAAATGAAATCATTCCTCTGGAAAAACATTATGATTATGAAAAAGGTCGAATGCCAGAAGATATCAACCAACAAGCGCGTGCTAAAGTAAAAGCCGCTGGTTTCTGGACTCCGCACCTTCCTAAATCAGAAGGTGGACTGGGTTTGGATTTGATTGGAACCTGTATTATTTTTAGTGAACTGGGTCGTTCACCTATTGCTCCCTACATATTTAATTGTGACGCACCGGATGAAGGGAATATGCATTTACTTTCACTTGCTGCTACAGAAAAACAAAAAGAACTCATATTACATCCGTTAATCAAAGGGGATTTGCGAACTGGTTTTGCTATGACAGAACCTGCCCCTGGAGCCGGGTCAGATCCCACCACTTTACAAACCAATGCCGAAAAACAAGGGGATAAATACATTCTCAACGGTCGTAAGTGGTATTGTACTGGGGCTAATGGTGCAAAGTATTTGATTGTGATGGCAAAGGTAAACGGAAGTTTCCGCAAAACAACGATGTTCCTTGTGCCGACTGATGCCAAAGGTTACACTATGGTTCGGGAGATTGAACTTATGGGTTCACATGGGCCAGGTGGTCACTGCGAACTCAACTTCGAAAATGTAGAAGTTGCGGAAGATATGATTCTTGGCCGTATTGGCGAGGGTTTTCGACTTTCTCAAGAAAGACTTGGTCCTGCTCGTTTGACTCATTGTATGCGTTGGACTGGGATGGCAAGACGAGCTCTTTCGATTGCGCGTAGTTATGCGAAAGAGAGACAAGTTTTTAATTCTCGTATAGCTGATCACCAAGGAATCCAGTGGATGTTTGCAGAACGTGCGACAGAAATTGAAATGGCCTTCCTTCTCACACTAAAAGCGGCTTGGTTATTAAAAACAGGAAAGGATGCCCGCCAAGAAACTTCTATGGCGAAATGGAAAGTAAGTGAGTCGTTATGTAATACCATCGATATGGCAATCCAAATCTGTGGGGGTAAGGGGTATTCAAGAGACCTCCCTCTAGAATTGTTTTACAGAGATGCAAGAGCAGCAAGGATTGCCGACGGTCCATCTGAAGTTCATAAAATGGTGATCGGCCGAAATTATGTATCGGAGAAATGGGACTTCTGA
- a CDS encoding histidine phosphatase family protein has translation MSLLYLVRHGQADRLGKNYDQLTEHGWKQAKLLGEYFKNQRIEFDSVYTGSLNRQKQTAQGIIESFSKDQFCIPEPIENSAWDEFDSKMWLGLAAKIRHANADFAKLFESYKKAWEEGKEETRDYFQELIQIVLHDWVHGVWDPIEPYTFKEYVDKVSVGPKEIPLDVKSTLVVSSSTPIAIMMGLSCKMLPVEFPVFMKSITNSSLSIFKRENGHWEPVSWNGTPHLQNPDLVTLV, from the coding sequence ATGTCTTTATTGTATTTGGTTCGCCATGGGCAAGCTGATCGTCTTGGAAAAAATTATGACCAACTAACCGAACACGGTTGGAAACAGGCAAAACTACTCGGAGAATATTTCAAAAATCAAAGAATCGAGTTTGATTCTGTTTACACTGGCTCACTCAATCGGCAAAAACAAACGGCACAAGGTATCATCGAAAGTTTTTCCAAGGATCAGTTTTGTATTCCTGAACCAATCGAAAACTCTGCCTGGGACGAATTTGATTCTAAAATGTGGCTCGGTCTTGCAGCTAAGATCCGTCATGCGAATGCTGATTTTGCCAAATTATTTGAATCTTATAAAAAAGCTTGGGAAGAAGGGAAAGAAGAAACTAGAGACTATTTCCAAGAACTCATTCAAATTGTATTACATGATTGGGTTCACGGTGTTTGGGATCCTATCGAACCCTATACATTCAAGGAGTATGTAGATAAGGTATCCGTCGGCCCAAAAGAGATTCCATTGGATGTAAAGAGCACACTCGTTGTTTCTTCGAGTACTCCCATCGCGATTATGATGGGCCTCTCTTGTAAAATGTTACCAGTCGAGTTTCCTGTATTTATGAAATCGATTACCAACTCCTCTCTCAGTATATTTAAAAGAGAAAATGGTCATTGGGAACCTGTTAGCTGGAATGGTACTCCCCA